The nucleotide sequence TCTATAAAGCCAGGCTCTGGGCAATAAATTCTTTTTCCCATACATAGCTTACTTTTGAATATACTTTAAAGGTTTTGTTACTTAACTGATAATCATATCAGTTTTTATTTGTACCCCTTCTCACAAATAAAGACTGTATAATTCCATAAGTAAGCTTTGAGAGAAAGAGTTTTTTTAATACTGCTCACCGTAAATTTATTTTACGGTGAGCAGCTTTATTATATGTGCAAATCTATAAATCATACAATAGTAGTGAATTAAGTTTCGACAGAGGAACTCTTTAGGATTCATAACTCAACTATTAATTTATACGTGCTCGATAATCCCCAGAAGCCGGTATTATCGGACAAGTATAAATTAAGTTTCGATATATGAATCCTTTAGGGTTCCAACTTCAACTATTAAGTTATACATGTCTGATAATCCCCAGAAGCCGCGATTATCAAACATGTATAACTTAAGTTTTCGTAATGGAACCCTTTAGTCACTACATGATAAGTCAGTATTATAGTATAATAAGTATAGATACCCAAACTTTAGTTGTAATTTTATTTTTAAAAATCATAAGAACTATGATTTTTAAAGTATTATAATTTGAGTATACATAGGGGGCGTATCGATATACACATTAAGTGTAAGAATAAATATTTTGGAGGTAGCAATGAGGGGGCACTTATTCGCAGATAACAGATTTATTAGAAGCTTAGAGGAAGGAATTCTAGTTCTTGATGGGGCAATGGGAACTATGATACAGAAATATAAGCTTAAAGAAGAGGACTTTAGAGGAAGTAAAATACAATCACATAAAGAACAAAAAGGAAATAATGATGTGCTTGTACTTACAAAACCTGAAATAATAACGAGTATACATAAAGCGTATTTAGAAGCAGGGGCAGACATAATAGAGACTAATACTTTTAATAGCAATATTATTTCTCAAGAGGATTATGGCCTTCAGGATATGGTTTATGAGCTTAACTATACTGGAGCTAAGCTTGCTAAAGCGGCAGCAGATAGTTTATCTACAAAGGATAAGCCAAGGTATGTAGCTGGATCAATAGGGCCAACAAATAAGACCTTATCTATGTCTCCGGATGTGGAAAATCCAGCTTATAGAAGTGTTACCTTTGATCAGGTTGTAAATTCATATAAGATACAAGTATCGGGATTATTAGACGGTGGAGTAGATGTACTACTTATCGAAACTATTTTTGATCATCTAAATGCAAGAGCGGCATTAATAGCTGCAGAAGAAGTATTTAAGGAAAAGAATAAAGTACTTCCAATAATGTTATCAGGAACTATAAATGATAAAGGTGGAAGACTTCTGTCTGGTCAAACTTTAGGAGCATTTGTTAAGTCAATGAGCAGTGACTATGTTATATCTATAGGACTTAATTGCTCTTTTGGGGCTAAGGATCTTGTACCTTTTGTAAAAGAGTTATCAAAAGAACATGATTTATATATATCTTTATATCCAAATGCAGGTCTGCCTAATATTTTAGGTGAGTATGATGAAACTCCAGAAGTAACCTGTAGTTATCTAAAGGAATTATTTGAAGACAAATGTCTAAATATAGTTGGAGGATGTTGTGGTACAACACCAGAGCATATAAGAGCAATAAAAGCATTGGCAGAAAACTATATGCCAAGAACTTTAAATGAACAAAGAAAGATCAGCACTTATGCAGGTTTAGAGCTACTAGAGGCAAAAGCTGAAAATAATTTTATAAACATAGGTGAAAGACTAAATGTAGCCGGTTCAGCAAAGTTTGCAAGACTAATAAGAGAAAAGAAATATGAAGAAGCACTGGCAATAGCAAGAGAACAAGTAGAAAATGGTGCTCAGATTTTAGATATAAATTTTGATGACGGAATGTTAGATGGAAAAGAAGAAATGGCATATTTTTTAAGGCTTTTGGCTTCTGAACCAGAAATAGCATGCAAACCTATAATGATTGATTCTTCTAGGTGGGAAGTAATTACAGAAGGATTAAAGTCTATTGGAGGAAAGTGCATTGTAAACTCTATTTCCTTAAAAGAAGGAGAAGAGGAGTTTATGAAAAAGGCTTCTATAATAAAAAGTTTTGGAGCTGCTGCTGTCATAATGGCTTTTGATGAAAAAGGTCAAGCTGATAGTTATGAAAGAAAGATTGAAATATGTAAGAGAGCATATGACATATTAACAGAAAAGGTTGGATTCCATTCGGAAGATATAATATTTGATCCCAATATACTAGCTATAGCAACTGGAATTGATGAGCATGACAATTATGCTGTTGATTTTATAAACGCTACAAAGTGGATTAAAGAAAACCTCCCTAATGCAAAGGTTTCTGGAGGAGTATCTAATTTAAGCTTTTCCTTTAGAGGTAATAATTTTATTAGAGAGAGTATGCATGCAGTATTCTTATATCATGCTATAAAGTCAGGAATGGATATGGGAATAGTCAATCCTGGAATGATAAGAATATATGATGATATACCTAAAGATGTTTTAGAATTAGTAGAAGCTGTAGTTCTTAATAAGAGAAGTGGTGCTAAAGAAGATTTATTAGAGCTTGCAGATAAATATAGAAATAATGAAGAAAAGCAAGATGAAAAAGTAAAGCTATGGAGAAATGATGAAGTAGAAAAAAGGCTAAGCTATTCTATTGTAAAAGGCATAAGTGAATACTTGGAGGAAGATTTACAAGAAGCAAGAATAAATACATCACGAGCGCTTAATGTCATTGAAGGTCCACTTATGGATGGAATGAAGGTTGTTGGAGACTTATTTGGTGATGGGAAGATGTTTCTTCCACAGGTAGTAAAATCAGCTAGAGTGATGAAAAAAGCTGTAGAGCTATTGCTACCATTTATAAAAGAAGATAATTCAGATGAGAGCAGCAAGGCTGGAAAGGTGCTTTTAGCAACCGTAAAAGGCGATGTTCATGATATAGGAAAAAACATTGTAGGTGTGGTATTGGCCTGTAATAATTTTGAGATAATAGATTTAGGCGTTATGGTACCCTGTGAAGAAATTCTTAGGGTAGCTAGAGAGGAAAAGGTTGATGTTATAGGACTTAGTGGACTTATTACACCTTCACTTGAGGAAATGGCACATGTTGCTGAAGAAATGGAAAAACAAGGTTTCGATATACCATTGTTAATAGGTGGAGCCACTACCTCAAAGATTCATACTGCTTTAAAAATAGCTCCAAAGTATAGCAAAGGTGTAATTTATGGTGGAGATGCATCTAAAACCGTTGAAATAATGAAAAACCTTATGAAGGATAAGTTAGCTTATTTAGAGAATATAAGTAATGAGTATAAGGATATAAGAGAAAATTATAAGCAGATGGCTACGGCAGATAATATATCAATTGAAGAAGCGAGAGCGAATAAATTTAAAATTCAATGGGATGAAGAAGATATTGATATTCCTGAGTTTATTGGGGTAAAAGAAGTAAAATACTCAGTAAAAGAACTTAGAGACTATATAGATTGGACATTTTTCTTCATAGCTTGGGAGATGAAAAAGACTTATCCTGAGATATTAGATGATGAAATCTATGGAGAAGAAGCGAAGAAGTTATTTGAAGAAGCAAATAATATGCTTGATGAATTAGAGATTAATAATAGAATATCACCAAGGGGAGTATTCGGAATATTTAAATCTAACTCTGTAGAAGATGATGTTGTCTTGTATGATGGTGATTATAAAGTAGAAGTGTTTAATTTTCTTCGTCAACAGAAAAAAGCTAAAGAAGGAAAGCATATGTGCTTATCTGATTTCGTAGCTCCTAAAGAAAGCGGAAAGACAGATTATATAGGAAGTTTTTTAGTTACTGCTGGCAATGAAATCTATGATTATGAAAAAGAACTTAAAGAAGCTGGGGAAGAGTATAAAGCAATTATGCTTAAGCTTTTATGCGATAGATTGGCAGAAGCTGCAGCTGAAAAGCTTCATGAAGACATAAGAAAGACATACTGGGCGTATGATAAGAATGAAAGCATTACTAAGAAAGAATTGTTCCAGGCTAAATACAGAGGTATAAGACCTGCCTTTGGATATCCTTCACTAAAGGATCAGAAGCAAATGGAAAAAGTATTTAAACTTTTAAAAGTTACTGAAAGAACAGGTGCGACACTTACTGAAAGTTACATGATGAACCCAGTTGCATCAGTGTGTGGATTGTATTTTGGGTCTAAGCATGCTAAATATTTTGATTCATTTAAGTTTTCTAAGGATCAACTTATAGATTACTGCAATAGAATTGATGAACCTATAGAAGATGTGGAAAAGAGACTGAATAATTATCTTCATCCAAAATATAACGGGTAATCATATGCCTTAATAAGTATATATAGAGTGGAAATTTACATGAAGAAAGAAGGTAAGGGACATGAGGGCAGAAATAATTTCTGTGGGAACAGAGATACTATTAGGAGATATATTAAATACAAATGCTCAATTTTTAGCTAAAGAGCTGGCAGCAATAGGTATAGATGTTTATAACCAAACAGTAGTTGGAGATAATGAAGAAAGAATGCTTAAAGCTTTTAAAAATGCTTTTGAAAAATGTGATTTAATAGTTGCTACAGGGGGACTTGGGCCAACTCCAGATGACTTGACAAAGGAGACTGCTGCTAAGTTTTTTGAACAGGAACTTGTTGTTCATGAAGAATCATGGAAACATATAGAAAGCTATTTTAATAAAAGTGGAAGAATCATGGAAGGAAGTAATGCTAAGCAGGCATATTTTCCAAAAGATGCAGTAGTACTACCTAATCCTAATGGAACGGCTCCAGGTGCTATATTAAAAAAAGATGAAAAGATGATAGTAGTATTGCCTGGTCCACCTAAAGAAATGAAGCCGATGTTTATTAATCATGTTGTTCCATATCTACAGCAATATTCTGATACAATACTAGTATCAAAGGTGCTTAGGATTTTTGGTATTGGTGAAGGAGTTATGGCAGAAGAAATTTCAGATATAATAAATGGTCAAAGTAATCCCACTGTTGCTCCTTATGCCAAAGAAAGAGATGTAACTCTTAGAATAACTGCTAAAGCAAGAGATGAAGAAGAAGCTAGAAAGCTAATTAAGCCAGTTGAAGATAAAATAAGAGAAAGGCTTAATGATAATATATACGGTGAAGATGATGTAACCTTAGAAGAGGTTGTGGCTAAAATGCTTGTAAGTAATAAACTTACTATAGCTACAGCAGAGTCTTGCACTGGAGGACTTATTGCAGCTACTCTTATAAATTATCCTGGAATATCAGAAGTGTTTATGGAAGGTGCAGTGACTTATTCAAATGATAGTAAAATGCAAAGACTCGGGGTAAAGTCAGATACATTAGAAAAGTATGGTGCTGTAAGTGAAGAAACCGCTGGAGAAATGGCTGAGGGTATAGCTAAAAAAGCTGGTACAAGAGTTGGGATATCTACTACTGGAATTGCAGGACCTGGTGGCGGTTCAACTGATAAGCCAGTGGGACTCGTTTATATGGCAATTCATATAGATGGAACTACATTAGTTAGAAAGTTTAATTTTCAAGGAAGTAGAGAAAGAATTAGACAAAGAGCTACAATGAACGCGCTAGATTGGCTTAGAAGAGAACTTATAAAGAAGTTTAATAACTAGCCTCTTGGCTGAAATTAAGTAATTATGCATCCAATGCTTTAATGAGCTTACGCAAAGAAT is from Clostridium fungisolvens and encodes:
- a CDS encoding competence/damage-inducible protein A → MRAEIISVGTEILLGDILNTNAQFLAKELAAIGIDVYNQTVVGDNEERMLKAFKNAFEKCDLIVATGGLGPTPDDLTKETAAKFFEQELVVHEESWKHIESYFNKSGRIMEGSNAKQAYFPKDAVVLPNPNGTAPGAILKKDEKMIVVLPGPPKEMKPMFINHVVPYLQQYSDTILVSKVLRIFGIGEGVMAEEISDIINGQSNPTVAPYAKERDVTLRITAKARDEEEARKLIKPVEDKIRERLNDNIYGEDDVTLEEVVAKMLVSNKLTIATAESCTGGLIAATLINYPGISEVFMEGAVTYSNDSKMQRLGVKSDTLEKYGAVSEETAGEMAEGIAKKAGTRVGISTTGIAGPGGGSTDKPVGLVYMAIHIDGTTLVRKFNFQGSRERIRQRATMNALDWLRRELIKKFNN
- the metH gene encoding methionine synthase, translating into MRGHLFADNRFIRSLEEGILVLDGAMGTMIQKYKLKEEDFRGSKIQSHKEQKGNNDVLVLTKPEIITSIHKAYLEAGADIIETNTFNSNIISQEDYGLQDMVYELNYTGAKLAKAAADSLSTKDKPRYVAGSIGPTNKTLSMSPDVENPAYRSVTFDQVVNSYKIQVSGLLDGGVDVLLIETIFDHLNARAALIAAEEVFKEKNKVLPIMLSGTINDKGGRLLSGQTLGAFVKSMSSDYVISIGLNCSFGAKDLVPFVKELSKEHDLYISLYPNAGLPNILGEYDETPEVTCSYLKELFEDKCLNIVGGCCGTTPEHIRAIKALAENYMPRTLNEQRKISTYAGLELLEAKAENNFINIGERLNVAGSAKFARLIREKKYEEALAIAREQVENGAQILDINFDDGMLDGKEEMAYFLRLLASEPEIACKPIMIDSSRWEVITEGLKSIGGKCIVNSISLKEGEEEFMKKASIIKSFGAAAVIMAFDEKGQADSYERKIEICKRAYDILTEKVGFHSEDIIFDPNILAIATGIDEHDNYAVDFINATKWIKENLPNAKVSGGVSNLSFSFRGNNFIRESMHAVFLYHAIKSGMDMGIVNPGMIRIYDDIPKDVLELVEAVVLNKRSGAKEDLLELADKYRNNEEKQDEKVKLWRNDEVEKRLSYSIVKGISEYLEEDLQEARINTSRALNVIEGPLMDGMKVVGDLFGDGKMFLPQVVKSARVMKKAVELLLPFIKEDNSDESSKAGKVLLATVKGDVHDIGKNIVGVVLACNNFEIIDLGVMVPCEEILRVAREEKVDVIGLSGLITPSLEEMAHVAEEMEKQGFDIPLLIGGATTSKIHTALKIAPKYSKGVIYGGDASKTVEIMKNLMKDKLAYLENISNEYKDIRENYKQMATADNISIEEARANKFKIQWDEEDIDIPEFIGVKEVKYSVKELRDYIDWTFFFIAWEMKKTYPEILDDEIYGEEAKKLFEEANNMLDELEINNRISPRGVFGIFKSNSVEDDVVLYDGDYKVEVFNFLRQQKKAKEGKHMCLSDFVAPKESGKTDYIGSFLVTAGNEIYDYEKELKEAGEEYKAIMLKLLCDRLAEAAAEKLHEDIRKTYWAYDKNESITKKELFQAKYRGIRPAFGYPSLKDQKQMEKVFKLLKVTERTGATLTESYMMNPVASVCGLYFGSKHAKYFDSFKFSKDQLIDYCNRIDEPIEDVEKRLNNYLHPKYNG